One genomic segment of Candidatus Beckwithbacteria bacterium includes these proteins:
- a CDS encoding response regulator, which produces MQNVSAIKILIADDDPQFSDILHLLLQKEGYQVDIANNEKSVLEAISQKNYNLILQDVFFPSKEQGLSMLQKLYESIALDNTAIILMTSMPTKLFKEEIDLDKYLQIAKQFISKTEDNNVIIASIKQVLAEQN; this is translated from the coding sequence ATGCAAAACGTAAGTGCTATAAAAATTTTAATTGCTGACGACGATCCTCAATTTTCTGATATTTTGCATCTTCTGCTCCAAAAAGAAGGATATCAGGTCGACATTGCCAACAACGAAAAATCGGTTTTAGAAGCTATTAGCCAGAAAAACTATAACCTCATTTTACAGGATGTCTTTTTTCCCAGCAAAGAGCAGGGGCTTTCTATGTTGCAAAAATTATATGAAAGCATTGCTCTCGATAACACAGCTATTATTTTAATGACCTCTATGCCTACTAAACTTTTTAAAGAAGAAATAGACTTGGACAAATATTTGCAAATTGCCAAACAATTTATCAGTAAAACTGAAGATAATAATGTCATAATTGCCAGCATTAAACAGGTTTTAGCTGAACAAAACTAA
- a CDS encoding threonylcarbamoyl-AMP synthase, producing MLIQKFNKSKAKEIIATACQVLSRGGLVVYPTETCYGLGADATNPEAIARLLSYKRRREGKPLSILVKDKNMAEDYVYLNDSAKNLYNNFLPGPMTVISKSKNKVAPNVASELGTLGIRISSHPIPMALVSQFGKPITATSANASWQKKPYTIADILKPLSAKQKEKLDFIIDGGALPKQPASTVVDTTLLDSMVLRAGAIKLQKVSQIFTSHSETETMQLAQTLLLSYWNQIRKWGLLIALLGDLGSGKTIFTKGVGQFLQIRDHITSPSYTLVNEYPFSRHKVSGMLYHLDPWRLENFADFSKLEVVKMLAPNQIVVVEWASKFLPQLQKMAENQNSSFLVVSFADKGKTTRQLTIAK from the coding sequence ATGCTGATTCAGAAATTTAATAAAAGCAAAGCAAAAGAAATTATTGCTACTGCTTGCCAAGTATTAAGTCGTGGCGGCTTAGTGGTGTATCCGACTGAAACTTGTTATGGTCTGGGCGCTGATGCCACTAATCCTGAAGCTATTGCTAGATTACTTTCTTACAAGCGTCGCCGTGAAGGCAAACCTTTATCAATTTTGGTGAAAGATAAAAACATGGCTGAGGACTATGTCTACCTAAATGATTCAGCCAAAAATCTGTATAACAATTTTTTACCTGGACCAATGACCGTGATTTCCAAAAGCAAAAATAAGGTTGCTCCAAACGTTGCTTCAGAATTAGGAACCTTAGGCATCCGAATTTCCTCTCACCCTATTCCAATGGCTTTGGTGTCTCAATTTGGCAAGCCGATCACTGCTACTTCAGCCAATGCTTCATGGCAAAAAAAACCTTACACTATTGCTGATATTTTAAAACCATTATCAGCTAAACAAAAGGAAAAACTCGATTTTATTATTGACGGCGGTGCTTTACCAAAACAACCGGCTTCTACGGTAGTTGATACTACGCTACTTGATAGCATGGTGTTGCGAGCCGGAGCTATTAAACTTCAAAAAGTTTCACAAATATTTACCTCTCACAGTGAAACAGAAACCATGCAACTAGCTCAAACTTTACTGCTAAGCTATTGGAATCAAATCCGCAAATGGGGTTTATTAATCGCACTGTTGGGTGACTTAGGTAGTGGTAAAACTATTTTTACCAAAGGAGTTGGCCAATTTTTACAGATCAGAGATCACATTACTTCACCAAGCTATACGTTGGTCAATGAGTATCCTTTTAGCAGACATAAGGTATCTGGTATGCTTTACCACCTTGACCCCTGGCGTTTGGAAAACTTTGCTGACTTTAGTAAACTAGAAGTAGTTAAGATGCTTGCTCCAAATCAGATTGTGGTGGTCGAATGGGCCAGTAAGTTTTTACCACAATTGCAAAAAATGGCTGAGAATCAAAATAGTTCTTTCCTGGTGGTCAGTTTTGCTGATAAAGGTAAAACAACCCGCCAACTAACTATTGCCAAGTAA